A genomic region of Panulirus ornatus isolate Po-2019 chromosome 24, ASM3632096v1, whole genome shotgun sequence contains the following coding sequences:
- the LOC139757014 gene encoding uncharacterized protein isoform X6 has translation MWEMMMTQEDDDLEEELRCLDIREDHGAEDSDVTPTNTPPSTPPILYIKKYPPNKPNFDEHKEFGRYSRSEDFDSRTDSSLSWGDDEFEGEATRQVGILFDQLDFLLYKEKVPPSPIPCSSDSSDTYRFPYVRADSNTSITPSDDVEISISSNDIQDMKIITDAARITQVNQKESFFDVEDLGSAEILYNSSRLLKSSPRFSLVSTHNPSPELQEECSSWVQQFPHFRARGHSLDFQLLNILEKYLAQGGFSQENNEESEEEVIAYDGDFTHLLPSVTFTSANQAKHSHSDDQKRETSSSRVCSGSNDPEVLKEQILIMLFDKLWLSVTDIIEPLLHQYAKYVIEQSVQYSSLSREPSTRGSRIECHTPIRKVSEELVKPNAKLPKATYSLFRPNSSESTRNCEMDRQSNGLRRPCSAFNRLKNVDFTAEIHQEELQDLLLVSSKPLQNCEDRLRSRTSSASVTRESSAKSHLSQISLPSLATPRTPVRRPVSSKTANHLLTPMRVEGVINHGEQRPASTSSYNSRVRFQEKFQHLSRQGTIQESQGDNIDLDIDEDALEVPNPAWSRHISFLPPITDSSETLHRIHGGQQIVRHSATPRRRDSSAEIPLNIVQDDVLPSLRVEEARS, from the exons atgtgggagatgatgatgacacaagagGATGACGATTTGGAGGAGGAATTACGTTGTCTGGATATCCGTGAAGATCATGGAGCAGAGGACAGTGATGTTACTCCTACAAATACCCCTCCATCTACTCCCCCAATCCTATACATCAAGAAATATCCCCCTAACAAACCAAATTTTGATGAGCATAAAGAATTTGGAAG ATACTCAAGGTCAGAAGACTTTGATAGCAGAACTGATTCTTCTCTCTCTTGGGGGGATGATGAATTTGAAGGAGAAGCCACAAGACAAGTTGGTATTCTTTTTGATCAACTAGATTTTCTCCTTTATAAAGAAAAGGTACCACCTTCTCCCATACCATGTTCTTCAGATTCCAGTGATACCTATAGATTTCCATACGTAAGAGCAGATTCAAATACCTCTATAACTCCAAGTGATGATGTAGAGATCTCAATATCTTCAAATGATATTCAGGATATGAAAATAATCACAGATGCAGCGAGAATTACGCAGGTGAATCAGAAAGAAAGTTTCTTTGACGTGGAAGATCTGGGTTCAGCAGAAATTCTGTATAACAGTAGTAGATTATTAAAATCGAGTCCCAGATTCAGTCTTGTTTCAACTCATAATCCATCACCAGAGTTGCAGGAAGAATGCTCAAGCTGGGTGCAACAGTTCCCTCATTTCAG ggcAAGAGGCCACAGCCTAGATTTTCAATTGCTAAATATTCTTGAAAAGTACTTGGCTCAAGGCGGTTT ttcccaggaaaataatgaagaaagTGAGGAGGAGGTCATTGCCTATGATGGTGACTTTACTCACCTGTTACCTTCAGTTACTTTTACCAGTGCCAATCAAGCCAAACATTCTCATAGTGACGACCAAAAGAGAGAAACTTCCAGTAGTAGAGTGTGTAGTGGATCTAATGATCCTGAAGTGTTAAAAGAGCAAATACTTATTATGTTGTTTGATAAGTTGTGGTTATCTGTGACTGATATAATTGAACCACTACTTCATCAGTATGCCAAATATGTAATAGAACAGTCAGTACAATATTCATCTTTATCCAGGGAGCCCAGTACACGAGGGTCAAGGATAGAGTGTCATACACCTATAAGGAAAGTGAGTGAAGAATTAGTAAAGCCAAATGCAAAGTTGCCTAAAGCTACTTATTCATTGTTCAGACCAAATAGTAGTGAAAGCACAAGAAATTGTGAAATGGACAGACAATCAAATGGCTTAAGGCGACCATGTAGTGCTTTTAACAGATTGAAAAATGTTGATTTTACTGCAGAAATACACCAAGAAGAACTGCAAGATTTGTTACTAGTCTCTTCTAAACCCTTGCAAAATTGTGAGGATCGATTACGATCTCGAACCTCATCAGCATCAGTGACTAGAGAATCATCAGCCAAGTCACACTTATCACAAATTTCTCTCCCATCTTTAGCCACTCCAAGAACACCTGTGCGTAGGCCTGTGTCATCAAAGACAGCTAATCATCTTCTTACTCCCATGAGAGTGGAGGGTGTCATCAACCATGGGGAACAGCGTCCTGCATCTACCTCTTCTTACAATTCTCGTGTCAG ATTTCAAGAAAAGTTCCAACATTTGAGTCGACAGGGAACTATCCAAGAGTCTCAAGGAGATAACATAGATCTGGATATAGATGAAGATGCTCTGGAAGTCCCCAACCCAGCATGGTCAAGACACATATCCTTTCTTCCTCCTATTACAGATAGTAGTGAGACACTACATAGA ATACATGGTGGTCAGCAAATAGTAAGACATAGTGCCACTCCAAGAAGGAGAGATTCATCTGCTGAGATACCTCTCAACATAGTTCAAGATGAT
- the LOC139757014 gene encoding uncharacterized protein isoform X1, giving the protein MWEMMMTQEDDDLEEELRCLDIREDHGAEDSDVTPTNTPPSTPPILYIKKYPPNKPNFDEHKEFGRYSRSEDFDSRTDSSLSWGDDEFEGEATRQVGILFDQLDFLLYKEKVPPSPIPCSSDSSDTYRFPYVRADSNTSITPSDDVEISISSNDIQDMKIITDAARITQVNQKESFFDVEDLGSAEILYNSSRLLKSSPRFSLVSTHNPSPELQEECSSWVQQFPHFRARGHSLDFQLLNILEKYLAQGGFSQENNEESEEEVIAYDGDFTHLLPSVTFTSANQAKHSHSDDQKRETSSSRVCSGSNDPEVLKEQILIMLFDKLWLSVTDIIEPLLHQYAKYVIEQSVQYSSLSREPSTRGSRIECHTPIRKVSEELVKPNAKLPKATYSLFRPNSSESTRNCEMDRQSNGLRRPCSAFNRLKNVDFTAEIHQEELQDLLLVSSKPLQNCEDRLRSRTSSASVTRESSAKSHLSQISLPSLATPRTPVRRPVSSKTANHLLTPMRVEGVINHGEQRPASTSSYNSRVRFQEKFQHLSRQGTIQESQGDNIDLDIDEDALEVPNPAWSRHISFLPPITDSSETLHRIHGGQQIVRHSATPRRRDSSAEIPLNIVQDDQQPQSPIMTGEDLQLSTLSIRGTMVSAAQRPHAHIRSKKHVWASGMRPVEPFLSWVMERVDIGARSVGQDGNMVVKNAFVNGGSKNMCMMRTKHFRRYSHH; this is encoded by the exons atgtgggagatgatgatgacacaagagGATGACGATTTGGAGGAGGAATTACGTTGTCTGGATATCCGTGAAGATCATGGAGCAGAGGACAGTGATGTTACTCCTACAAATACCCCTCCATCTACTCCCCCAATCCTATACATCAAGAAATATCCCCCTAACAAACCAAATTTTGATGAGCATAAAGAATTTGGAAG ATACTCAAGGTCAGAAGACTTTGATAGCAGAACTGATTCTTCTCTCTCTTGGGGGGATGATGAATTTGAAGGAGAAGCCACAAGACAAGTTGGTATTCTTTTTGATCAACTAGATTTTCTCCTTTATAAAGAAAAGGTACCACCTTCTCCCATACCATGTTCTTCAGATTCCAGTGATACCTATAGATTTCCATACGTAAGAGCAGATTCAAATACCTCTATAACTCCAAGTGATGATGTAGAGATCTCAATATCTTCAAATGATATTCAGGATATGAAAATAATCACAGATGCAGCGAGAATTACGCAGGTGAATCAGAAAGAAAGTTTCTTTGACGTGGAAGATCTGGGTTCAGCAGAAATTCTGTATAACAGTAGTAGATTATTAAAATCGAGTCCCAGATTCAGTCTTGTTTCAACTCATAATCCATCACCAGAGTTGCAGGAAGAATGCTCAAGCTGGGTGCAACAGTTCCCTCATTTCAG ggcAAGAGGCCACAGCCTAGATTTTCAATTGCTAAATATTCTTGAAAAGTACTTGGCTCAAGGCGGTTT ttcccaggaaaataatgaagaaagTGAGGAGGAGGTCATTGCCTATGATGGTGACTTTACTCACCTGTTACCTTCAGTTACTTTTACCAGTGCCAATCAAGCCAAACATTCTCATAGTGACGACCAAAAGAGAGAAACTTCCAGTAGTAGAGTGTGTAGTGGATCTAATGATCCTGAAGTGTTAAAAGAGCAAATACTTATTATGTTGTTTGATAAGTTGTGGTTATCTGTGACTGATATAATTGAACCACTACTTCATCAGTATGCCAAATATGTAATAGAACAGTCAGTACAATATTCATCTTTATCCAGGGAGCCCAGTACACGAGGGTCAAGGATAGAGTGTCATACACCTATAAGGAAAGTGAGTGAAGAATTAGTAAAGCCAAATGCAAAGTTGCCTAAAGCTACTTATTCATTGTTCAGACCAAATAGTAGTGAAAGCACAAGAAATTGTGAAATGGACAGACAATCAAATGGCTTAAGGCGACCATGTAGTGCTTTTAACAGATTGAAAAATGTTGATTTTACTGCAGAAATACACCAAGAAGAACTGCAAGATTTGTTACTAGTCTCTTCTAAACCCTTGCAAAATTGTGAGGATCGATTACGATCTCGAACCTCATCAGCATCAGTGACTAGAGAATCATCAGCCAAGTCACACTTATCACAAATTTCTCTCCCATCTTTAGCCACTCCAAGAACACCTGTGCGTAGGCCTGTGTCATCAAAGACAGCTAATCATCTTCTTACTCCCATGAGAGTGGAGGGTGTCATCAACCATGGGGAACAGCGTCCTGCATCTACCTCTTCTTACAATTCTCGTGTCAG ATTTCAAGAAAAGTTCCAACATTTGAGTCGACAGGGAACTATCCAAGAGTCTCAAGGAGATAACATAGATCTGGATATAGATGAAGATGCTCTGGAAGTCCCCAACCCAGCATGGTCAAGACACATATCCTTTCTTCCTCCTATTACAGATAGTAGTGAGACACTACATAGA ATACATGGTGGTCAGCAAATAGTAAGACATAGTGCCACTCCAAGAAGGAGAGATTCATCTGCTGAGATACCTCTCAACATAGTTCAAGATGAT CAGCAGCCACAGTCCCCGATCATGACAGGGGAAGATCTACAGCTATCCACTCTTAGCATTAGAGGCACCATGGTGTCGGCAGCACAACGCCCTCATGCACACATCAGATCTAAAAAGCACGTTTGGG CCTCAGGAATGCGGCCAGTTGAACCATTCTTGTCGTGGGTAATGGAGCGTGTTGACATCGGAGCACGCTCAGTAGGTCAAGATGGAAACATGGTTGTCAAGAATGCTTTTGTTAATGGGGGAAGCAAAAACATGTGTATGATGCGGACAAAGCACTTTAGAAG
- the LOC139757014 gene encoding uncharacterized protein isoform X3 codes for MWEMMMTQEDDDLEEELRCLDIREDHGAEDSDVTPTNTPPSTPPILYIKKYPPNKPNFDEHKEFGRYSRSEDFDSRTDSSLSWGDDEFEGEATRQVGILFDQLDFLLYKEKVPPSPIPCSSDSSDTYRFPYVRADSNTSITPSDDVEISISSNDIQDMKIITDAARITQVNQKESFFDVEDLGSAEILYNSSRLLKSSPRFSLVSTHNPSPELQEECSSWVQQFPHFRARGHSLDFQLLNILEKYLAQGGFSQENNEESEEEVIAYDGDFTHLLPSVTFTSANQAKHSHSDDQKRETSSSRVCSGSNDPEVLKEQILIMLFDKLWLSVTDIIEPLLHQYAKYVIEQSVQYSSLSREPSTRGSRIECHTPIRKVSEELVKPNAKLPKATYSLFRPNSSESTRNCEMDRQSNGLRRPCSAFNRLKNVDFTAEIHQEELQDLLLVSSKPLQNCEDRLRSRTSSASVTRESSAKSHLSQISLPSLATPRTPVRRPVSSKTANHLLTPMRVEGVINHGEQRPASTSSYNSRVRFQEKFQHLSRQGTIQESQGDNIDLDIDEDALEVPNPAWSRHISFLPPITDSSETLHRIHGGQQIVRHSATPRRRDSSAEIPLNIVQDDQQPQSPIMTGEDLQLSTLSIRGTMVSAAQRPHAHIRSKKHVWGTPITEGGRSQKLICPHQK; via the exons atgtgggagatgatgatgacacaagagGATGACGATTTGGAGGAGGAATTACGTTGTCTGGATATCCGTGAAGATCATGGAGCAGAGGACAGTGATGTTACTCCTACAAATACCCCTCCATCTACTCCCCCAATCCTATACATCAAGAAATATCCCCCTAACAAACCAAATTTTGATGAGCATAAAGAATTTGGAAG ATACTCAAGGTCAGAAGACTTTGATAGCAGAACTGATTCTTCTCTCTCTTGGGGGGATGATGAATTTGAAGGAGAAGCCACAAGACAAGTTGGTATTCTTTTTGATCAACTAGATTTTCTCCTTTATAAAGAAAAGGTACCACCTTCTCCCATACCATGTTCTTCAGATTCCAGTGATACCTATAGATTTCCATACGTAAGAGCAGATTCAAATACCTCTATAACTCCAAGTGATGATGTAGAGATCTCAATATCTTCAAATGATATTCAGGATATGAAAATAATCACAGATGCAGCGAGAATTACGCAGGTGAATCAGAAAGAAAGTTTCTTTGACGTGGAAGATCTGGGTTCAGCAGAAATTCTGTATAACAGTAGTAGATTATTAAAATCGAGTCCCAGATTCAGTCTTGTTTCAACTCATAATCCATCACCAGAGTTGCAGGAAGAATGCTCAAGCTGGGTGCAACAGTTCCCTCATTTCAG ggcAAGAGGCCACAGCCTAGATTTTCAATTGCTAAATATTCTTGAAAAGTACTTGGCTCAAGGCGGTTT ttcccaggaaaataatgaagaaagTGAGGAGGAGGTCATTGCCTATGATGGTGACTTTACTCACCTGTTACCTTCAGTTACTTTTACCAGTGCCAATCAAGCCAAACATTCTCATAGTGACGACCAAAAGAGAGAAACTTCCAGTAGTAGAGTGTGTAGTGGATCTAATGATCCTGAAGTGTTAAAAGAGCAAATACTTATTATGTTGTTTGATAAGTTGTGGTTATCTGTGACTGATATAATTGAACCACTACTTCATCAGTATGCCAAATATGTAATAGAACAGTCAGTACAATATTCATCTTTATCCAGGGAGCCCAGTACACGAGGGTCAAGGATAGAGTGTCATACACCTATAAGGAAAGTGAGTGAAGAATTAGTAAAGCCAAATGCAAAGTTGCCTAAAGCTACTTATTCATTGTTCAGACCAAATAGTAGTGAAAGCACAAGAAATTGTGAAATGGACAGACAATCAAATGGCTTAAGGCGACCATGTAGTGCTTTTAACAGATTGAAAAATGTTGATTTTACTGCAGAAATACACCAAGAAGAACTGCAAGATTTGTTACTAGTCTCTTCTAAACCCTTGCAAAATTGTGAGGATCGATTACGATCTCGAACCTCATCAGCATCAGTGACTAGAGAATCATCAGCCAAGTCACACTTATCACAAATTTCTCTCCCATCTTTAGCCACTCCAAGAACACCTGTGCGTAGGCCTGTGTCATCAAAGACAGCTAATCATCTTCTTACTCCCATGAGAGTGGAGGGTGTCATCAACCATGGGGAACAGCGTCCTGCATCTACCTCTTCTTACAATTCTCGTGTCAG ATTTCAAGAAAAGTTCCAACATTTGAGTCGACAGGGAACTATCCAAGAGTCTCAAGGAGATAACATAGATCTGGATATAGATGAAGATGCTCTGGAAGTCCCCAACCCAGCATGGTCAAGACACATATCCTTTCTTCCTCCTATTACAGATAGTAGTGAGACACTACATAGA ATACATGGTGGTCAGCAAATAGTAAGACATAGTGCCACTCCAAGAAGGAGAGATTCATCTGCTGAGATACCTCTCAACATAGTTCAAGATGAT CAGCAGCCACAGTCCCCGATCATGACAGGGGAAGATCTACAGCTATCCACTCTTAGCATTAGAGGCACCATGGTGTCGGCAGCACAACGCCCTCATGCACACATCAGATCTAAAAAGCACGTTTGGG
- the LOC139757014 gene encoding uncharacterized protein isoform X4, translating to MWEMMMTQEDDDLEEELRCLDIREDHGAEDSDVTPTNTPPSTPPILYIKKYPPNKPNFDEHKEFGRYSRSEDFDSRTDSSLSWGDDEFEGEATRQVGILFDQLDFLLYKEKVPPSPIPCSSDSSDTYRFPYVRADSNTSITPSDDVEISISSNDIQDMKIITDAARITQVNQKESFFDVEDLGSAEILYNSSRLLKSSPRFSLVSTHNPSPELQEECSSWVQQFPHFRARGHSLDFQLLNILEKYLAQGGFSQENNEESEEEVIAYDGDFTHLLPSVTFTSANQAKHSHSDDQKRETSSSRVCSGSNDPEVLKEQILIMLFDKLWLSVTDIIEPLLHQYAKYVIEQSVQYSSLSREPSTRGSRIECHTPIRKVSEELVKPNAKLPKATYSLFRPNSSESTRNCEMDRQSNGLRRPCSAFNRLKNVDFTAEIHQEELQDLLLVSSKPLQNCEDRLRSRTSSASVTRESSAKSHLSQISLPSLATPRTPVRRPVSSKTANHLLTPMRVEGVINHGEQRPASTSSYNSRVRFQEKFQHLSRQGTIQESQGDNIDLDIDEDALEVPNPAWSRHISFLPPITDSSETLHRIHGGQQIVRHSATPRRRDSSAEIPLNIVQDDQPQSPIMTGEDLQLSTLSIRGTMVSAAQRPHAHIRSKKHVWGTPITEGGRSQKLICPHQK from the exons atgtgggagatgatgatgacacaagagGATGACGATTTGGAGGAGGAATTACGTTGTCTGGATATCCGTGAAGATCATGGAGCAGAGGACAGTGATGTTACTCCTACAAATACCCCTCCATCTACTCCCCCAATCCTATACATCAAGAAATATCCCCCTAACAAACCAAATTTTGATGAGCATAAAGAATTTGGAAG ATACTCAAGGTCAGAAGACTTTGATAGCAGAACTGATTCTTCTCTCTCTTGGGGGGATGATGAATTTGAAGGAGAAGCCACAAGACAAGTTGGTATTCTTTTTGATCAACTAGATTTTCTCCTTTATAAAGAAAAGGTACCACCTTCTCCCATACCATGTTCTTCAGATTCCAGTGATACCTATAGATTTCCATACGTAAGAGCAGATTCAAATACCTCTATAACTCCAAGTGATGATGTAGAGATCTCAATATCTTCAAATGATATTCAGGATATGAAAATAATCACAGATGCAGCGAGAATTACGCAGGTGAATCAGAAAGAAAGTTTCTTTGACGTGGAAGATCTGGGTTCAGCAGAAATTCTGTATAACAGTAGTAGATTATTAAAATCGAGTCCCAGATTCAGTCTTGTTTCAACTCATAATCCATCACCAGAGTTGCAGGAAGAATGCTCAAGCTGGGTGCAACAGTTCCCTCATTTCAG ggcAAGAGGCCACAGCCTAGATTTTCAATTGCTAAATATTCTTGAAAAGTACTTGGCTCAAGGCGGTTT ttcccaggaaaataatgaagaaagTGAGGAGGAGGTCATTGCCTATGATGGTGACTTTACTCACCTGTTACCTTCAGTTACTTTTACCAGTGCCAATCAAGCCAAACATTCTCATAGTGACGACCAAAAGAGAGAAACTTCCAGTAGTAGAGTGTGTAGTGGATCTAATGATCCTGAAGTGTTAAAAGAGCAAATACTTATTATGTTGTTTGATAAGTTGTGGTTATCTGTGACTGATATAATTGAACCACTACTTCATCAGTATGCCAAATATGTAATAGAACAGTCAGTACAATATTCATCTTTATCCAGGGAGCCCAGTACACGAGGGTCAAGGATAGAGTGTCATACACCTATAAGGAAAGTGAGTGAAGAATTAGTAAAGCCAAATGCAAAGTTGCCTAAAGCTACTTATTCATTGTTCAGACCAAATAGTAGTGAAAGCACAAGAAATTGTGAAATGGACAGACAATCAAATGGCTTAAGGCGACCATGTAGTGCTTTTAACAGATTGAAAAATGTTGATTTTACTGCAGAAATACACCAAGAAGAACTGCAAGATTTGTTACTAGTCTCTTCTAAACCCTTGCAAAATTGTGAGGATCGATTACGATCTCGAACCTCATCAGCATCAGTGACTAGAGAATCATCAGCCAAGTCACACTTATCACAAATTTCTCTCCCATCTTTAGCCACTCCAAGAACACCTGTGCGTAGGCCTGTGTCATCAAAGACAGCTAATCATCTTCTTACTCCCATGAGAGTGGAGGGTGTCATCAACCATGGGGAACAGCGTCCTGCATCTACCTCTTCTTACAATTCTCGTGTCAG ATTTCAAGAAAAGTTCCAACATTTGAGTCGACAGGGAACTATCCAAGAGTCTCAAGGAGATAACATAGATCTGGATATAGATGAAGATGCTCTGGAAGTCCCCAACCCAGCATGGTCAAGACACATATCCTTTCTTCCTCCTATTACAGATAGTAGTGAGACACTACATAGA ATACATGGTGGTCAGCAAATAGTAAGACATAGTGCCACTCCAAGAAGGAGAGATTCATCTGCTGAGATACCTCTCAACATAGTTCAAGATGAT CAGCCACAGTCCCCGATCATGACAGGGGAAGATCTACAGCTATCCACTCTTAGCATTAGAGGCACCATGGTGTCGGCAGCACAACGCCCTCATGCACACATCAGATCTAAAAAGCACGTTTGGG
- the LOC139757014 gene encoding uncharacterized protein isoform X2, translating to MWEMMMTQEDDDLEEELRCLDIREDHGAEDSDVTPTNTPPSTPPILYIKKYPPNKPNFDEHKEFGRYSRSEDFDSRTDSSLSWGDDEFEGEATRQVGILFDQLDFLLYKEKVPPSPIPCSSDSSDTYRFPYVRADSNTSITPSDDVEISISSNDIQDMKIITDAARITQVNQKESFFDVEDLGSAEILYNSSRLLKSSPRFSLVSTHNPSPELQEECSSWVQQFPHFRARGHSLDFQLLNILEKYLAQGGFSQENNEESEEEVIAYDGDFTHLLPSVTFTSANQAKHSHSDDQKRETSSSRVCSGSNDPEVLKEQILIMLFDKLWLSVTDIIEPLLHQYAKYVIEQSVQYSSLSREPSTRGSRIECHTPIRKVSEELVKPNAKLPKATYSLFRPNSSESTRNCEMDRQSNGLRRPCSAFNRLKNVDFTAEIHQEELQDLLLVSSKPLQNCEDRLRSRTSSASVTRESSAKSHLSQISLPSLATPRTPVRRPVSSKTANHLLTPMRVEGVINHGEQRPASTSSYNSRVRFQEKFQHLSRQGTIQESQGDNIDLDIDEDALEVPNPAWSRHISFLPPITDSSETLHRIHGGQQIVRHSATPRRRDSSAEIPLNIVQDDQPQSPIMTGEDLQLSTLSIRGTMVSAAQRPHAHIRSKKHVWASGMRPVEPFLSWVMERVDIGARSVGQDGNMVVKNAFVNGGSKNMCMMRTKHFRRYSHH from the exons atgtgggagatgatgatgacacaagagGATGACGATTTGGAGGAGGAATTACGTTGTCTGGATATCCGTGAAGATCATGGAGCAGAGGACAGTGATGTTACTCCTACAAATACCCCTCCATCTACTCCCCCAATCCTATACATCAAGAAATATCCCCCTAACAAACCAAATTTTGATGAGCATAAAGAATTTGGAAG ATACTCAAGGTCAGAAGACTTTGATAGCAGAACTGATTCTTCTCTCTCTTGGGGGGATGATGAATTTGAAGGAGAAGCCACAAGACAAGTTGGTATTCTTTTTGATCAACTAGATTTTCTCCTTTATAAAGAAAAGGTACCACCTTCTCCCATACCATGTTCTTCAGATTCCAGTGATACCTATAGATTTCCATACGTAAGAGCAGATTCAAATACCTCTATAACTCCAAGTGATGATGTAGAGATCTCAATATCTTCAAATGATATTCAGGATATGAAAATAATCACAGATGCAGCGAGAATTACGCAGGTGAATCAGAAAGAAAGTTTCTTTGACGTGGAAGATCTGGGTTCAGCAGAAATTCTGTATAACAGTAGTAGATTATTAAAATCGAGTCCCAGATTCAGTCTTGTTTCAACTCATAATCCATCACCAGAGTTGCAGGAAGAATGCTCAAGCTGGGTGCAACAGTTCCCTCATTTCAG ggcAAGAGGCCACAGCCTAGATTTTCAATTGCTAAATATTCTTGAAAAGTACTTGGCTCAAGGCGGTTT ttcccaggaaaataatgaagaaagTGAGGAGGAGGTCATTGCCTATGATGGTGACTTTACTCACCTGTTACCTTCAGTTACTTTTACCAGTGCCAATCAAGCCAAACATTCTCATAGTGACGACCAAAAGAGAGAAACTTCCAGTAGTAGAGTGTGTAGTGGATCTAATGATCCTGAAGTGTTAAAAGAGCAAATACTTATTATGTTGTTTGATAAGTTGTGGTTATCTGTGACTGATATAATTGAACCACTACTTCATCAGTATGCCAAATATGTAATAGAACAGTCAGTACAATATTCATCTTTATCCAGGGAGCCCAGTACACGAGGGTCAAGGATAGAGTGTCATACACCTATAAGGAAAGTGAGTGAAGAATTAGTAAAGCCAAATGCAAAGTTGCCTAAAGCTACTTATTCATTGTTCAGACCAAATAGTAGTGAAAGCACAAGAAATTGTGAAATGGACAGACAATCAAATGGCTTAAGGCGACCATGTAGTGCTTTTAACAGATTGAAAAATGTTGATTTTACTGCAGAAATACACCAAGAAGAACTGCAAGATTTGTTACTAGTCTCTTCTAAACCCTTGCAAAATTGTGAGGATCGATTACGATCTCGAACCTCATCAGCATCAGTGACTAGAGAATCATCAGCCAAGTCACACTTATCACAAATTTCTCTCCCATCTTTAGCCACTCCAAGAACACCTGTGCGTAGGCCTGTGTCATCAAAGACAGCTAATCATCTTCTTACTCCCATGAGAGTGGAGGGTGTCATCAACCATGGGGAACAGCGTCCTGCATCTACCTCTTCTTACAATTCTCGTGTCAG ATTTCAAGAAAAGTTCCAACATTTGAGTCGACAGGGAACTATCCAAGAGTCTCAAGGAGATAACATAGATCTGGATATAGATGAAGATGCTCTGGAAGTCCCCAACCCAGCATGGTCAAGACACATATCCTTTCTTCCTCCTATTACAGATAGTAGTGAGACACTACATAGA ATACATGGTGGTCAGCAAATAGTAAGACATAGTGCCACTCCAAGAAGGAGAGATTCATCTGCTGAGATACCTCTCAACATAGTTCAAGATGAT CAGCCACAGTCCCCGATCATGACAGGGGAAGATCTACAGCTATCCACTCTTAGCATTAGAGGCACCATGGTGTCGGCAGCACAACGCCCTCATGCACACATCAGATCTAAAAAGCACGTTTGGG CCTCAGGAATGCGGCCAGTTGAACCATTCTTGTCGTGGGTAATGGAGCGTGTTGACATCGGAGCACGCTCAGTAGGTCAAGATGGAAACATGGTTGTCAAGAATGCTTTTGTTAATGGGGGAAGCAAAAACATGTGTATGATGCGGACAAAGCACTTTAGAAG